GGTGCTTCGATTGTGACTTATAAAAAAGAGAACCGGCTGACCGGATCAGTTCGTGGCTTAAATAGGAAACGAATTCAGGAAAGTCGTTGCTCATCGCTGTCTCGTGAGAGCTATCCTCTGTATTCGACGCGTCGTTTTTGACAGTTTCTGTATAGGTCGTTGATGGAAGTGCTACATCGATCGCCTGTACTCACCACAAAGGATTCTGAACCTATCGCTATCTGAGGGTTCAACAGAGCCTTGTCGATCACACTCGAAAGAGACAATCCAAATATAAATGTAAATTAATTATTTATCGCAGAATTTAATTTTCAGCATCCGTAAATAATACATCTCTTGTTGTTGGTTCTTGGGATTTGAGTTCTGTTGATCGGTGGCAGTATCGCAGATTCCGAAACGAAAGTGCAGCAGTATACGGCCTTCGAAGTGACTCATGAGGACGGTGAACTCGTTCTGACAGACGTAGACACCGGCGAGGAACGCCGAGCTGCGCGAGCTTCGGTCACGAACGTCGATGAGAACATCGTTTGTTTGCCGACGGGTACCAGAGAATGTAGCCTCGCTTTCCGAGAGTACGACGGCGAGATCAGTCGGTATCTCTTTTTGTCTGTCGTGTGGCACATAACACGATGCCCTCCCGGAGAGCTCTCCTAACAGCCCTCGGTACTGCCACCTCCGCTGGAATGGCCGGCTGTGTCGGTCAGGTTCGCCACGCACTTGAGGACGACCCCCCTGTCGAAGGTCCATGTGACGAGCCGGCTGGAACATGGCCGACCGCTGGTGGCAATCCCGGACGCACCGGTCGGGCTGACACCGCTCCCCCCGCTCCCGACGCCGACGTTGTGGACCTGCTCGCCGGCGTCCGCGACAATGGTCGTCAGCGACTCGCCTCGTCTCTCCCTGCGGTCGCAGATGGAACAGCGTATCTCCCCGTGAGCGGTGGACTCGTCGCGGTCGCCCTCGACGCTCCGGCGGACGGGCCGATTTGGAGTCACGACCTCGAAGACGACGTCAACGCGGTGCCAGCGCTTGCCTGTGGAGTCGTCCTCGCTCTGGGGCTGAATCGATTGGCTGCCCTCGACCCCGAATCAGGCGAGAAGTACTGGCGAGCCGACGTCGGGAGTCACAGCAAGACCGCTGTCGCGTCTATCGACGACACTACCTACGTCGCTGGAGTCAACCCCGTCGCCGTCGACACCCGCACCGGAACGATTCAGTGGAGCGCTGAGGGCGGCGACACGCTAGCCCTCGACGACGGGGGCGTCTACACGACCCGAAACGCCAACGGGACCGGCGGTATCTTCGCTCACGACCTGAACGGCGAGGAGCGCTGGCACCTTTCACTCGGGAAGATTGTCGGGTCCGCCTCGGTCCTCGACGGGACGGTCTGGGTCGCCGACAATCACGGGACTGTCTACGCTATCGACGCCCTAACCGGGGAGACGTACTGGTCGCGCTCGCCTACCGGTGTTGGTAAAATCCACTCTGGACTCGCTGTGACTGGAGACGACGTGATCGTTCCCGCCGGGGTCGGTACGACGAGCGTGGCCCTTGACGCGACCACGGGCGAGACACGCTGGGCCGTCGACACCGGTATCGTCACTGGCCGTCCAGTAGTCGGCGACGACTGGGTCGCGTTCGGTCGGACAAACTCTGGGGTCACCCTCTACGACCGATCAACGGGCGAGCAGCGAACCACCTGGTCGCGCAGCGAGTACGACCTCGGCACTATCGATAGTCTTG
The nucleotide sequence above comes from Halosolutus halophilus. Encoded proteins:
- a CDS encoding PQQ-binding-like beta-propeller repeat protein is translated as MPSRRALLTALGTATSAGMAGCVGQVRHALEDDPPVEGPCDEPAGTWPTAGGNPGRTGRADTAPPAPDADVVDLLAGVRDNGRQRLASSLPAVADGTAYLPVSGGLVAVALDAPADGPIWSHDLEDDVNAVPALACGVVLALGLNRLAALDPESGEKYWRADVGSHSKTAVASIDDTTYVAGVNPVAVDTRTGTIQWSAEGGDTLALDDGGVYTTRNANGTGGIFAHDLNGEERWHLSLGKIVGSASVLDGTVWVADNHGTVYAIDALTGETYWSRSPTGVGKIHSGLAVTGDDVIVPAGVGTTSVALDATTGETRWAVDTGIVTGRPVVGDDWVAFGRTNSGVTLYDRSTGEQRTTWSRSEYDLGTIDSLVAVEEGFVIREGTTSGLSLLR